A stretch of Candidatus Zixiibacteriota bacterium DNA encodes these proteins:
- a CDS encoding reverse transcriptase-like protein, with protein MPDEVLMKLYFFGRTYARPGLAGGTGIISIMLPDLGVLYRTQFAGTQAECEYTAALMALKFVENNKSVFKNQKLELLSDSAELVENVNSITMLPPNLKVYRDSVLIYLKKFDIKLSWVPMAENRAAQHLPQIPPLKNKLNLQFDFGQKGRDSALIDGIPGKSVFPAK; from the coding sequence ATGCCTGATGAGGTGCTCATGAAACTATACTTCTTTGGAAGAACATACGCCCGCCCCGGTCTCGCCGGTGGCACAGGTATTATCAGCATAATGCTTCCCGACCTGGGAGTTCTCTACCGCACCCAGTTTGCCGGGACACAGGCTGAATGCGAATACACGGCCGCCTTGATGGCTCTCAAGTTTGTGGAAAATAACAAGTCAGTCTTCAAAAACCAGAAACTGGAACTGCTCTCCGATTCCGCCGAGCTGGTTGAGAATGTCAACAGTATTACCATGCTTCCGCCAAATCTGAAGGTCTACCGTGACAGCGTCCTGATCTATCTCAAGAAATTCGACATCAAGCTTTCCTGGGTACCGATGGCTGAAAACCGCGCGGCCCAGCATCTGCCACAGATTCCCCCCCTGAAAAACAAGCTCAACCTGCAGTTCGATTTCGGCCAGAAGGGGCGCGATTCCGCTTTGATAGACGGAATTCCCGGAAAAAGCGTCTTTCCCGCCAAATAA